CTCCTATCGAAGTAAATGTCAGTATAAGGACATTTGGCTTTACCCTTCTGCTTTGATTTAACATAAACTCTGGATGATTGAACTCATAATACCAAATTGGCTTATTTGTTGAAAAAAAGTGATTTGAAGCACTTTCATCGTTATTTAAACTTTCAGAATTTACTTTCATTTTCCAAAAATAATCTTCATAATACATAAATTTCTTATAATGCTCAATCCAAGGGAACTTAGATGTAAATTTACATAATTCCAGCCCTTCCTTATACAAGTTTCTCACCTTATAGTATTTTAGAACATTTAAGGCAGTATATGCATTATGCTTTTCTGGATTATAGTATGCAAGCACATATTGCTTAAATTCGTCGTAAAGTTCATTAAGAATATAAATGCTTGATGTAATATACATAACTTCTGAATTGTATCCAGATTCCTTTAATGCATTTATTAAAAAGAAATTTCCGCTTTCCTTGTCGCCTTTTTTAAAGAAAACCATCGCTCTCATCATTTTAGCGCGCCAGTTCCCGCTTATTTCAGACAACTTCTCAAGTTTGCTTTCATATTCCTTAACATTTCTCCGTTTAACAATGTCAAAGTACTTTTTAAATGCCGTTGCTGAATTTGGATTAATCTCAAGCGCATCGTAGTATTTTCTTTCAGCTTCAGGAACTTTTCCACAAAGCTCCAAAACTTCTGCATATGCTATACAAAGCCCTTCTGTAATATTGTCAATATTCAAATTTTTTTCATATAGCTCAAGTGCATTTTGATAAGCTCCAGTTTTTGTATGATAAGTTCCAAGTAAAATCATTTTTCTTTCAAAATTTTCATCTGCCGCATAAAATCTTAACACAGCTTCCTTTACTTCCGTATAAACTCCCTTGGAAAAAGCGTCCTGGATTATCGGGTACAGCCCATCCATATTATTCCAGTTTTTTCTTATAGATGGATACAATTTTTTATCAAGCCAGTCTTTTTTTGGCATCTTAAATTCTTTCCCAAAATCATCATAATAGGAAACTTCCGTAAAGTCATCTGAATAATTGCCATTCT
The DNA window shown above is from Leptotrichia wadei and carries:
- a CDS encoding tetratricopeptide repeat protein — translated: MGIFDFFKSSEKKEKEKEKETAGSGNNNAAKNAQIRRQIYDIANNESEMMENGNYSDDFTEVSYYDDFGKEFKMPKKDWLDKKLYPSIRKNWNNMDGLYPIIQDAFSKGVYTEVKEAVLRFYAADENFERKMILLGTYHTKTGAYQNALELYEKNLNIDNITEGLCIAYAEVLELCGKVPEAERKYYDALEINPNSATAFKKYFDIVKRRNVKEYESKLEKLSEISGNWRAKMMRAMVFFKKGDKESGNFFLINALKESGYNSEVMYITSSIYILNELYDEFKQYVLAYYNPEKHNAYTALNVLKYYKVRNLYKEGLELCKFTSKFPWIEHYKKFMYYEDYFWKMKVNSESLNNDESASNHFFSTNKPIWYYEFNHPEFMLNQSRRVKPNVLILTFTSIGEKSELAENLAVSLPLYLNENLHYKTNLNYQLAVAYNKESLFVSKKRYSIDYMKLIRQQNNNLNFVLAGNILKMPNVEKYEIEIYLYDTFNEQKSILVNKIYDENNIYSVQNDLLKAVSTFFERDFSIKYERNLHNLILFSPKLKFLIQSKIHKEHQSWRYKKLLSDQIDVVLEDRNNDLKKINLLALLYEIKQTNSQLLKFQKPIIYSMNIHGIFETQTLKILAPIIFKIYDDDVNFQANIEALNITDSNYLSWINRFSEE